From Vicinamibacterales bacterium:
CTGCCGCGTGTACGCCACCTGGACCGAATGCCCCGCCCCGGGCGACACGAACCCGCGCACCCACCCGGTATTCGCGGTGAACGCCTTCCCGGCCACCTGGTCGGGACGGTAGTTGGCGTACTGCGTGTAGAGGGTCCCGGACCCGTCCTCGTAGGCATCAGACGTTCTGAACGAGAATCCGCCGAGAACAGACATCGCGGCGGTGCCGGCCGACGCCGTCACCGACGGGTTGATGTACCCGCTCGACCCGAAGGCCAGGTTCGGGCTCGCGTGGAGCCCCTGTGCCGGCGCCCGCGTCACCACGTTGACCACGCCGCCGAGACTCCCTTCGTGACGGACATCGTACGGTCCCTTCCCCACGTCCAGGTGGTCGACCTCGGCGAAGTCGGCGTGGAACGCCGCGGGGTCCATGCCATTGGGACAAGCTCCGTACACCCGGTCGCCATCGATCAGCACGGTGAGATTGCGGCTCTGGAAGCCGTGGACGATGATGTCATTGGCGATTGCACCCTTGCGAATCTTGTAGACGCCGTTCAGCTCGGCCAGCGCCTCGCCGACGTCCCGCGCGGTGCTCTCCCGAATCTCGGACACGGCGATCGTCTCCTTCACGAGCGAGCCGATGACATTGACGGATTCGGAGACCGTGGCGAGCGCCAGCTTGAAATTCTGGGCGCGGCTCTCTCCCGCTCCGAGCGTGAGCCGAGCGCTGCCTTGCAGGAAGCCGTCCAGGGTGGCTGTGAGGTCGTATTCTCCGGGCGCCAGGTTGGATCCGCTGAATCGCCCGTGGTCAGCCGTCACGATTGTCAGCACCTGCCTGGTTGCCGTGTTGGTGATCGTCACGGTCACACCCGGCAGCCGCGCATCGTCGGGGCCAACGACGATGCCGTCGACTTCAGCCGTGTCCGGTCGGACCTCGGCCCGCGATGGCACAGACGCTGCCGAACGCGCCTGTCGCGCGGAGTCCGAGACGATCTGGGCGTGCAGATCACCAGCAAGTCCAGCCGAGAGTCCGACAGCGCAGAGCACCATCAGGAGTGGTCGAGACATGAGAGCCTCCAGAGCCGCATTCACAGGCTTTGCCCGGCAGTGTAATGGGGAAGATCGCTCGTGTGAATGAGGCAAGATGTCGCGGTACCAAGGTCGTGGTACCTAAGTACTCGACCGGCTCTGGGCTCTGGGCTCCAGGCGGTGGGCGTCAGCGCGGTGAGGGGAATCGATCGAGCTTGCGCTGAAGGGAGCGACGGTGGATGCCCAGCAGCCGTGCCGCTCTGGAGATGTTGCCGCCACAATCGGCGAGCACGCGGTTGATGTGTTCCCACTCGACGCGCGCCAGCGACGGCACCTGGCCTGGCTGACCCGTGGCCGCGAGCGGGCTCGTCTGGCGCGAGAGTGCCGCGATGATCTGATCGACATCCGCGGGCTTGGTCAGGTACTCGGCGGCACCCAGTCTCACGGCCTCGACCGCGGTTGCGATCGACCCGTACCCGGTCAGCACCACCGCCACGGTTGCCGCGTCGATCGCCTTGATGTCGCGGATGACGTCGAGGCCCGACTTGCCGCCGGGCATGCGAAGGTCGACGAGCACGAACTCAGGGCTGTCGTCGCGAGCCGCCTGCAGCGCGGTCTCGTGGTCGCAGGCCTCGCGCACCTCGAAGCCCCGATCGCGCAGGGCGCGTGCAAGGCGTTCTCGCAGGCGGTCGTCGTCTTCGACGATGAGCACGGACCGAGGAGCGTCAGTTGGAGCCGGCATGTTCTTTCACCCGCACGGGGAGTTCGAGGCGGGCCGTCGTGCCCCGCCCCGGGGCCGAGTCGAGGTCGAAACGTCCCCCCAATTGTTCCGCCAGGCTCCTGGCGAGCGTGAGACCCAGGCCGAGTCCATGTCCCGGAGCCTTGGTCGTGAAGAACGGCTCCTCCGCGCGCGCCAGGATCTCGGCGCTCATGCCAATGCCCTCGTCGCGAACGACGATGTCGAGTGCGCGGCCGGCGTCGGCGCGGAGGGCGATCGGCTGGCCCGCGGCAGACGCCCGCAGGGCGTTGTCGATCAAACTGGAGACGACGCGTACGAGCGCACGCCGCGGCAGGAAGAGACGCGCATCGTCGCCCGACACGTGCGTGGTGACGCGCGAGGCGTGCTCCGGCGCCACGCCGCCGAGCACGTCTCGCACGAACTCACCGAGCGTGAACGTGGTCGGCATCTCCCCGGCGGCGCTGCCGATGCCATTCAGAATCTCGCGACAGCGGTTCACCTCGCCGCGAATCAGCCGGATGTCGTCGGCCACCCGGCCGCCCGCCGACGAAGGCAGGGAGGTGAGATTCCGCTCCAGTTCGCCAGCCACCACCGCCACGGTCATGAGGGGTGTCGCCAGTTCGTGCGCCGCTCCTGCCGCCAGCGTGGTCAGGGCGGAGAGGCGCTCCGCCTTGGCGGCTGCCTCCCGCATCCGCTGTATTTCGCGGTCCTGCCTGGCGAGACCCGTCGTGAGCCGCGTGACGAAGAATGCGGTGAGCGCCGCGGCGAGCGTGAGAGCCACCCACATGACCTGGAGGTGGCGCGTGAACTCATGTCCGTGTCCGAACGCCATCCCGCCGGCGCCGGCCGACATGTCCGTCGGCGACAAGGCGAAGAGCGTCGCGTAGCACGACACGCCAAATGCGGTGAGGCACCACGTCCAGCGCGATCCGAGGGTCACGGCGGCGGCCGTGATGTGCACCAGGTAGAACACGCTGAACGGGTTCGCGGCTCCGCCCGTTGCCGAGAGCAGCGCCGTCAACTGCAGCATGTCGAACGCCAGGATCGCCGCCGACCACGCCTCCGACAGAGGCCGATGGCGCATCCAGTACGCGAGGCCGGCGTTGGTGACGCCCATCGCTCCGACCAGCGCGAGCAGCAATCCGATCGGGAAGTCGACGCCCGCGGAGCCCCAGATGGCGCCGATGAGGATGACCTGGCCAACGACCCAGCCCCACCGCAGACGGACCAGCCACCACGCCCGAACGTTGCCACGGGGCGTGCCGGCGCCGGCCTGCGTGTCCGAGAAGACGACTGGATCTGCGCTCGTGGTGGCGGCTCCTCGCGCCGTATTATGCCTCAACCCTCCATCGAGCGACGGCTGGCACACGCGCCCGGTCCGGGCGACGGGGTGGCGCATCGAGGGTCATCGGCGACTCGACTTCCGGAGACGTCGGAACTTTCTTCTTGACAATGCGTGTTGTAACACCTACTATGGCGATGTGGCCAGAGACCTTCGCACCGAACTCAAGCAGACCAAGCCGTTCCGCAGCCTTCAGCACGAGGCGTTGCTGAGCATTCAGAGGACCGCGGCCGTCGTCGAGCACGAGTTCGAAGCCGACATCAAGCCCTACGGCATCACCGCCACGCAGTACAACGTGCTGCGGATCCTGCGCGGCGCGGGCGTCGATGGGCTCTGCCGAAACGAGATTCGCGACCGCATGCTGCGGCGCGTCCCCGACGTCACCCGGCTGCTCGACCGACTCGAGGAGATGGCGCTCGTCACCCGCGCCCGAACCGGCGACGACCGCCGCTTCGTGACGACGCGGATCACGCAGTCCGGCCTGGCGATCCTGGCGACACTCGATCCCCTCGTGGACGAGGTGAACGCGCGTCAGGTCGCACGGCTGGACAAGGCTCAGCTGCGCACGTTGATCGATTTGCTGGCGGAAGTTCGAGACAGATAGGAAGGCGTGGAAGAACTCGGACGGGCGAGTGCCGCCCGGATCCCGGCGAACCCGCCTCGACAGGTGTTATCACACAGAGCAGGACAGGAGCACAATCATGGCAGCGACAACAGCGGTTCGGACGTTTGCAATCGACAAGGCCCACTCGGAGGCGGTGTTCCAGGTCCGGCACCTGGTCACCCGCGTTCGCGGACGCTTCAGTGACTTCGCAGGCACGATCCAGTTCAACGAGGCGAGCCCCGAGAACTCGACGGCCGACGTGACGATCCAGGCGGCGACCATCGACACCAATCAGGCCGATCGCGACACGCATCTCCGGTCCGCCGATTTCTTCTCGGTCGAGCAGTACCCGACGCTCACCTTCAAGAGCACGAAGGTGACGAAGACCGGCAGCGAAACGCTCGACGTGACGGGCGACCTGACGATCCGCGGCGTGACGAAACCGGTCACCTTGAAGACGACGTTCCTCGGGCTGGCGAAAGACCCGTGGGGCAACCTGCGGGCCGGGTTCGAGGCGGAGGTGACGATCAACCGGAAGGATTTCGGCCTGATGTGGAACGCCACGCTCGAAACGGGCGGGTTCCTGGTGGGCGACGAGGTGAAGATCAGCCTCTCGGTTCAGGCCGTGGCGCAGTAACGATTCGAGGACAGTGGTCGGGACGTCCTTTCAGACCGTCCCGACCTTTGCTGCCGGCGAGGCAGCCGCACAGCCTCAGCGGTTGACGATCACGACACCGTCCTTCATCACGAAGGACACCTTCTCGAGCAACGAGATGTCCTTCAGCGGGTCGCCGTCCACCGCGACGATGTCGGCGTGGTGACCGGGCGCGACGACGCCCACCTTGTCGCTCCAGCCCAGCAAGTCCGCCGCGCTCACCGTGGCGCTCTGGATGGCCTGCATCGGCGTCAGGCCATACTTCACCATGTGGGCGAACTGCCTCGCGTTCAAGCCGTGCGGAAAGACGCCCGCATCGGTGCCGTACGCGATCTTCACGCCCGCCTTGGCCGCCGCCTGGAAGCTCTCGCGCTGCAGCCGCCCCACCTTCTTCTCTTTCTCGATCGTCGATGGCGGATAGCCGAGGCGCGCGTATTCCGCGAGGATGTAGTCGTCGTTGTAGATGTCCGCCACGAGGTACGTGCCCCGGTCCTTCATCATCCTGATGGCCTCGGCGTCGAGCAGGCTGCCGTGCTCGATTGACGTCACGCCCGCCTGGATCGCACGCTTGATCCCTTCGGTGCCGTGCGCGTGCGCCGCCACCTTCCTGCCCCACATCGCCGCTTCATCGACCGCCGCCTTCATTTCCTCGAGCGAGTACTGGGGCGCGCCGACCGATTCCTCCTCCGACAGCACACCGGCCGTCGCCATGATCTTGATGACGTCGGCGCCGTACTTGATCTCGGTGCGAACCAGCTTTCGGATCGCGTCCACGCCGTCGGCGATACCCGACGTCTGCTCGAACCGCAGATACGGCGAAAAGCCGCTCACGTCGCCGTGGCCGCCCGTCGCCCCGACGGCCATCGCCGCCACCTGGAGCCGCGGCCCGACAACCTTGCCGCTGTTGATCGCGTTGCGCAGGGCGACGTCCACGTATTCCGGCGACCCGAGCACGCGCACGCTGGTGAAGCCCGCTTCCAACGTTCGCCGTGCGTAGATGTGGGCCGACACGGCGTCGTCGATCGGCGATCGGCGGAACAGGTCGGCGTAGTAGTTCTCAGGTTGACCGGTGATGTGGGTGTGGGCGTCGATCAGGCCGGGCAGGACGGTCTTCCCCCGGAGGTCGATGACCTTGGCGCCGGCAGGCACCTTGAGGTTCGCGCCGACCTCCTTGATTTCGGTCCCTTCAATCAGAATGTCCTGGCCCGCTTTCACTGTTCCCGACGCGACGTCGACGAGACTGCCGGCACGAATCAGGACGGGAACCGGCTTGTCCTCGGCGCGTGCGACACCGATGAGGGCGAAAGCGATCAGAATGACGCAGGCTGCACGAACACGAACGGTGGATGCCATGGTTGCTCCCAGGTGAGACATGAGAATCGAATTGTAGCCCCAATAGCCGGGTGTATGCTGAATGTCACCCTTCGACTCAGTTGTGTTGACCAAGGTCTCGCGCAGGGAACGCCCGTTTCATAGGGTGCGCAGGGCGCGAAGCATGTTCAACACAAGTGAGCTCAGGGTTGAGGGAGAATTCCGACATGTCAGACGTCACACGACAGCGGCGCCGGCCCGCGCTCGCACTGCTGGTGGCCCTCGCGGCGCTGTTCGCGCCCACGTGGCTCGCGGCGCGCGCGCCACGAGCGCCGGCTGCTCCACCTGTCGATCCGGCCCTCTATGCCGGTCTGCGGTGGCGGATGCTCGGCCCATTCCGAGGCGGACGCGTGAATGCCGTGACCGGAGTGCCCGGCCGGCCCGACACGTTCTACTTCGGTTCGGTGGGTGGCGGCGTGTGGAAGACAACCAACGCGGGACGGACCTGGCTCCCCGTCTTCGACTCCCAGCCGATTGCCTCGATTGGCGCCATCGCCGTGGCGCCGTCGAATGTCTCCGTCGTCTACGTCGGCACCGGAGAGGCCGACATGCGGTCGCAGATCTCGCACGGCAACGGCGTGTACAAGTCCACCGATGCCGGAAGGACCTGGAATCACCTCGGTCTCGACGATACGCGACAGATAGGCCGCATCCTCGTCGATCCACGAAGTCCGGACATCGTCTTCGTGGCCGCGCTCGGCCATGCGTACGGGCCGAATGCGGCTCGCGGCGTCTATCGGTCGCGCGACGGGGGCAGCACGTGGCAGCAGGTGCTGTTCAAGGGCGAGAACGTTGGCGCGATCGACCTCGCGATGGATCCACGCGACTCGAAGGTGATCTACGCCACGCTGTGGAACACGAGGCGGCCGCCGTGGAGCATCTACCCGCCCTCGTACGGGCCCGGCGGTGGCGTCTTCAAGTCCACGGATGGCGGCACCACGTGGAAGCCGCTCACGATCGGTCTGCCGACCGAGGGCCTCGGCCGCATCGGCTTGGCGGTCTCGCCGGTGAACCCGAAGCGTGTCTACGCCATCGTCGACGCCAGACAGGGCGGACTCTATCGGTCCGACGACGCGGGCGTGAGTTGGACGCTGGTCTCCGGTGACCAACGGATCTGGGGGCGCGGCTGGTATTTCGGCAAGGTCAGCGCCGACCCGAAGGATCCGGAGGTTGTCTACGTCTCGAACACCTCGCTCTACCGGTCGTCTGACGGCGGCCGCGCCTGGACGGCCATCAAGGGTGCGCCGGGCGGTGATGACTATCACCAACTCTGGATCGCGCCCGACGATTCGAATCGGATGGTGCTCGGGAGCGACCAGGGTGCCATCGTGACGGTGGACGGCGCCAGGACGTGGAGTTCCTGGTACAACCAGCCGACCGCGCAGGTCTACCACGTCGCCGGCGACTACCGGTATCCGTATTGGGTGACCGGCTCGCAGCAGGACAGCGGCCCGGTCAGCGTGGCGACGCAGTCGATGTTCGCGGAGCTCGGCACCCGTACCTGGCTGCCGGCATGCGCCGGGGGCGAATCCGGCTACACCGCGCCCGACCCGCTTCATCCCGACCTGCTCTTCGGAGGCACCGTCGCGCGCTGCGACGTCCGCACCGGGGAGACGACCAACGTGTCGCCGGAGCGGATGATGAAGGAGCCCCCGCGGCACACGTGGACGTTGCCGCTCGTGTTCTCGAAGGCCGACCCGCGGACCCTCTACTTCTCGAATCAGTTCCTGTTCAAGACGACCGACGGGGGCAACAGCTGGACGCAGATCAGTGGCGACCTGACGCGCGAGGACCCCGGCGTCCCCCCCAACCTCGATGCAGCCACGGCGGCCGACGCGCCACCGGCGAAGCGCCGCGGTGTCATCTACACCATCGCGCCGTCACCGTTGACGACAGCGACGATCTGGGCCGGCACGGACGATGGCCTCGTGCACGTGACGTGGGACGAGGGAAAGACCTGGCAGGAGGTCACCCCGCCTGCGCTGACACCGTGGAGCAAGGTGGTGATGATGGAAGCGTCGTACGCCGACATCAACACGGCGTACGCCGCCGTGGACCGCCATCGGCTCGAGGACTACGAGCCGTACCTCTACCGCACGCGCGACGGAGGCAGGAGTTGGCAGCGGATCACCGCTGGGCTGCCGGCGGGTGTCTACGTGCAGACGGTGAAGGAGGACCCCCGGCGGCCGGGCCTGCTGTTTGCCGGAACGGAACTCGGCGTGTTCGTCTCGTTCGACGCGGGCGACCGCTGGCAGTCACTGCAGTTGAACCTGCCGGCAGTGTCTGTGCGCGATCTCGAGGTGCATGGCGACGACCTGATCGTTGCCACACACGGTCGGGGATTCTGGATGATCGACGCCGTCACGGCGTTGCGGCAAGCGACCGACGAAGTGGCGCGCGGCGAGGCGTTTCTGTTCCGTCCGGCGGACGCGGTGCTGACGCCGCCGCCCAACGAGAACGGCACGCCGCAACCGCGCGATGAACCGCTCGCCGAGAACCGGCCGTACGGCGCGCTCATCGACTTCTACATCAGCCGCGCCTCCGGACCGGTGACGCTCGAGGTGCTCAACCCGGCTGGCGTCGTTCTGCGTCGGTACTCGAGCGACACGAGCGTCCAGCCGGTCGATCCCAATTCGCTGAGCATCCCGGCATTCTGGCGGCCTGCGCCCGAAGCGTTCCCGGCGACGCCGGGACAGCATCGCTGGGTGTGGGACCTGCGCACCGAGGCGAAACCAGCGCCGCGATCCGCCGGCGCCGCAGCATCGACGGGAGGAGAGGAAGGCCCCTCCCGCCGCGGGCCGCTCGTCGTTCCGGGAACCTACACCGTGAAACTGACCGTCGGTGGCCGCAACTGGACGCAGCCCCTGCACGTCGTGCGAGACCCGAGGTGAGAAATGGGGTCGGGACCAGTGTCTCCTACCACGTGATCCAACCGACGTTTCTCAACACATCGAAGTAGCCGACGACCGCGGTGAGCGGAAGATCGCGGCCCGTCTCGCCGACGACCGCGTTCCGGATTTGGACGATCGACCGCCTGCCGTTCACATAGTTGAGAATCATCGCGCCCTGCTGCGGCGTGAGGCCGAGCGACTTCAGCGCATCCGGGTGTTCTTTCAGATGCGTCGTGTACTTCGGCCAGGTCTGCAGCGAGAACTCGCGGCCCTTCACGGCTGGATCGAGTCGCGGAACGATGGCGGCGGCCTTTGCCTCGGCGGGCCTGAGCGTTTGCCCGGCCGGAGCCGGACGCGAGGCTGCTCCGGTCGCCGGAACGACCTGCGCCCGTCGTATCCGTGCAACGCCGACGATCTGCTGCTTCAGGCCCGCGCGGTACAGCTCCCACTGCTGCACCTTGCTGTCGACCACGGCGGTCGCCGCCGCGGAACGCGTCGAGATCTCGT
This genomic window contains:
- a CDS encoding amidohydrolase family protein; its protein translation is MASTVRVRAACVILIAFALIGVARAEDKPVPVLIRAGSLVDVASGTVKAGQDILIEGTEIKEVGANLKVPAGAKVIDLRGKTVLPGLIDAHTHITGQPENYYADLFRRSPIDDAVSAHIYARRTLEAGFTSVRVLGSPEYVDVALRNAINSGKVVGPRLQVAAMAVGATGGHGDVSGFSPYLRFEQTSGIADGVDAIRKLVRTEIKYGADVIKIMATAGVLSEEESVGAPQYSLEEMKAAVDEAAMWGRKVAAHAHGTEGIKRAIQAGVTSIEHGSLLDAEAIRMMKDRGTYLVADIYNDDYILAEYARLGYPPSTIEKEKKVGRLQRESFQAAAKAGVKIAYGTDAGVFPHGLNARQFAHMVKYGLTPMQAIQSATVSAADLLGWSDKVGVVAPGHHADIVAVDGDPLKDISLLEKVSFVMKDGVVIVNR
- a CDS encoding YceI family protein — its product is MAATTAVRTFAIDKAHSEAVFQVRHLVTRVRGRFSDFAGTIQFNEASPENSTADVTIQAATIDTNQADRDTHLRSADFFSVEQYPTLTFKSTKVTKTGSETLDVTGDLTIRGVTKPVTLKTTFLGLAKDPWGNLRAGFEAEVTINRKDFGLMWNATLETGGFLVGDEVKISLSVQAVAQ
- a CDS encoding MarR family transcriptional regulator yields the protein MARDLRTELKQTKPFRSLQHEALLSIQRTAAVVEHEFEADIKPYGITATQYNVLRILRGAGVDGLCRNEIRDRMLRRVPDVTRLLDRLEEMALVTRARTGDDRRFVTTRITQSGLAILATLDPLVDEVNARQVARLDKAQLRTLIDLLAEVRDR
- a CDS encoding response regulator, with the translated sequence MPAPTDAPRSVLIVEDDDRLRERLARALRDRGFEVREACDHETALQAARDDSPEFVLVDLRMPGGKSGLDVIRDIKAIDAATVAVVLTGYGSIATAVEAVRLGAAEYLTKPADVDQIIAALSRQTSPLAATGQPGQVPSLARVEWEHINRVLADCGGNISRAARLLGIHRRSLQRKLDRFPSPR
- a CDS encoding ATP-binding protein, with amino-acid sequence MRHPVARTGRVCQPSLDGGLRHNTARGAATTSADPVVFSDTQAGAGTPRGNVRAWWLVRLRWGWVVGQVILIGAIWGSAGVDFPIGLLLALVGAMGVTNAGLAYWMRHRPLSEAWSAAILAFDMLQLTALLSATGGAANPFSVFYLVHITAAAVTLGSRWTWCLTAFGVSCYATLFALSPTDMSAGAGGMAFGHGHEFTRHLQVMWVALTLAAALTAFFVTRLTTGLARQDREIQRMREAAAKAERLSALTTLAAGAAHELATPLMTVAVVAGELERNLTSLPSSAGGRVADDIRLIRGEVNRCREILNGIGSAAGEMPTTFTLGEFVRDVLGGVAPEHASRVTTHVSGDDARLFLPRRALVRVVSSLIDNALRASAAGQPIALRADAGRALDIVVRDEGIGMSAEILARAEEPFFTTKAPGHGLGLGLTLARSLAEQLGGRFDLDSAPGRGTTARLELPVRVKEHAGSN